The following DNA comes from Alphaproteobacteria bacterium HT1-32.
GGCGTCGATATCCGGACCCGCGAATTTGCTGCCGATGCCTTTGCCGGCATGCTGGATGAACTGGGACAACTGGCTGGTGAAGCGCCGCATCTGCTGTATCTGGATTGTGAAACGGACGCATTGATGCGCCGGTTCACGGAGACCCGGCGACGCCATCCGCTGGCCGATGACCGGCCGGTCAGTGTCGGGATCGATCTGGAACGCCAGCGCCTGGCCCCGGTCCGCGAACGGGCAGATACGGTAATTGATACCTCGACCATGATTGTCAGTGATTTCCGGAAAACCATGCAGCAGCGCTTCAGTCTGGCCGGAAAGCCTGCGATGCGGGTGTTTTTGCAGTCTTTTTCATACCGTAATGGCCTGCCGCGTGATGCTGATCTGGTGTTTGACGTGCGTTTCCTGCGTAATCCGCACTATGATCCGGTGTTGCGTCCCGGTACGGGGCAGGACCGGGCCGTTCAGGATTTTATCCGGACGGACCCCGGCTTTGATGATTTCTGGACGCGACTGACCGGGCTGCTGGAACTGCTGGCACCCCGGTTTGAGGAAGAGGGTAAGAGCTATCTGACGGTGGCTGTCGGCTGTACCGGTGGTCAGCATCGTTCCGTCTTTCTGGCGGAGGCGCTGGCCGGCTGGTTTGCCGAACGGGGTGTGACGGCTGAATTACGCCACAGAGAGCTGAATCAACAGGGAGGCAACAAATGATCGGCATGGTACTGGTTACCCATGGCCGGCTGGCGGAAGAGATGATCTCTGCGCTGGAACATGTGGTCGGCGCACAGGAGCAGGTGGCACCGGTCTGTATCGGGCCGGATGACGATATGGAAGAACGCCGCGCTGAAATCCTCGAACGGGTCAAGGCGACGGACAGTGGTGAGGGGGTTGTCATCCTGACCGACATGTTCGGCGGTACACCGTCCAATCTGGCGATTTCAGTGATCGACCGGGCGAAGGTCGAGGTGATTGCAGGCGTCAATCTGCCGATGCTGATCAAGCTGGCAAGTGTACGCACGGAACAGTCACTGGAGGATGCGGTGACCAGTGCACAGGAAGCCGGGCGCAAGTACATCAATGTGGCTTCCCGTCTTCTGAACGGTGACGCATGACGGTCGCTCCGCAGCATCTGACCATCTGCAATGAACGTGGTTTGCATGCCCGCGCGGCAGCGAAGTTCGTCAAGACGGCAGAGCAGTTTGAAGCCGAACTGGTCGTCTCGAAAGGCGATAACCAGGTATCTGGCCGTTCGATCATGGGGCTGATGATGCTGGCGGCCGCAAAAGGCTGTCAGATTGAAATCCGGGCAGAAGGCACAGAGGCGGAAGCGGCGATGGCGGCAATCCGTGAACTTGTTGAAAACGCGTTTGGCGAGGAATAGGCAGGCGAAGAGCCCGGAGGGTTCACCAGCCACTGATTATGGAATTAGCAGAACACAGAATTGACGGCGTCGGGGTTTCCCCCGGAATTGCCATTGGTACCGTCTGGATCAGCCATGCCGAGATGCTGCAGGCACCGGACCGGGCGATCCAGCCAACCGAGACAGATGCGGAATTACAACGTTTTCGTGACGCTGTTGAAACCGGTTTGCGGCAATTGCGCACGCTGCGTCGGAAAGCCGCTCAGTTGCCGGGTGATGCTGCCGAGGAAGCCGGACTGTTGCTGGATGTCTATGCCCGGATGCTGCAGGGATCGCGGCTGGTCCGCGGTGTTGAGCATCGCATCACCAGTGACCTGCGTAATGCGGAAGGGGCGGTGCAGTCGGAAATCCGCGAGATAACGGCTGAATTCCGGGCGATGGGGGATGCCTATCTGGCGGCCCGTGGCGATGATATTCTGGAAGTGGGCAGCCGTCTGATCCGCAATCTGACCAAGGATACGGGCATCGGGATCGAAGCGGCCCCTGACGGATCCGTTATCCTTGCCGAGGAAATGTCCCCGGCTGATACCGCCCTGCTGAATCCAGCCCGTATCCGGGGATTTGCCGCCGTACTTGGCGGGGCTGAAGGTCATACCGCCATTCTGGCCCGTTCGCTGGGACTGCCGGCCGTGCTGGGTGCGCCGGAGTTGCTGACCGCCGGTCGCAATGGCGAGACGGTGATTATCGACGGCCGTCGCGGGCGGGTTATTCTGCGCCCGACCGCCGACACGCTTCGCCGTTATACCCAGTTGCGCGAAGACCTGATCCGCCAGAACCGGACACTGGAACGGCTGCGTGATGTTGAACCGAGAACATCGGACGGCCATCGCATCGGCATCATGGCGAATGTCGAGTTGCCCGGTGAAATGGCCGGTGTTCTGGCTGCGGGGGCGGAAGGTATTGGCCTGTTACGCAGTGAATTTCTGTTCATGAACCGACCGGGCATGCCGGATGAAGATGAACAATATGAACAACTGGCGGGTATCGTTAAGGCCATGAAAGGCCACCCCGTCACCATCCGCACGCTGGATGCGGGGGGTGAAAAACTGTCCTCGGCATTGGGTGATGCCTATCTGCCGGGTCAGAACCCGGCGCTCGGGATGCGCGCTATTCGTCTGCAACTGGCCAACCCGGCCTTGTTGGAAACCCAGCTCGCGGCAATTTTACGGGCGTCTGTGCATGGACCGGTTCGGATCTTGCTGCCGATGGTGACATCTGCGCGGGAAATCCGGCGGGTGCATGAGATCATGAAGAAGGTCGTCACCCGGCTGAAACGCCGGAAGGTTGCCCTGCCTGACCCTCTGCCGCCGCTGGGGGTCATGATTGAGGTGCCGGGTGCGGCGCTGGCGGCGGATTCGCTGGCCGGATTTGTTGATTTCTTCGCCATCGGATCGAATGACCTGACGCAATATACACTGGCGATTGACCGCACGGACGAGCAGGTCGCGCATCTCTATGATCCCTGTCATCCTGCTGTGTTGCGGCTGATTCAGTTCACCACGGAAGCCGCCCTGCGCAGCAAGATACCGGTTTCAATCTGCGGAGAGCTGGCAGGGGACATCCGCTTTACACCGTTGCTGCTGGGGCTGGGCCTGCGTGATCTGTCGATGTCTGCACAATCCATTCCCCGGGTGAAACAGCGTATCCTCAATCTCGATCTTCACGCCGCCACCCGGCATGCCCAGACCATCATGGAACAGAGCGATCAGGGGCGGATTGCGTCGCTGCTGGATGATTTCAACGAGGGCTCCTGTTAGCTCTTTTCGCCGCTTCGCTTCAACTTTCTGTCGTCGGCGGAACAAATCTCTCCTTGATAAACATATAAACATTCCTTTATATCCTGTCGAAGAGACACAGGACACCTGAACGGCTGGCGGCATGAACCCGTCAGCTTTGACTTTATTTTGATGATGGAGCGTTCCCCTCATGAGTTTTACCGATTACAAGATCGCAGATATTTCCCTGGCCGACTGGGGCCGTAAGGAAATCGCTATCGCCGAAACCGAAATGCCGGGCCTGATGGCGCTGCGTGAGGAATTCGGCAAAGCAAAGCCGCTGGCTGGTGCCCGCATCGCCGGTTGTCTGCATATGACGATTCAGACAGCCGTGCTGATCGAAACCCTGATCGACCTCGGCGCCACCGTGCGCTGGTCGTCCTGCAACATCTTCTCGACGCAGGATCAGGCAGCCGCTGCCATCGCCGCGAAGAATATCCCGGTTTTCGCCTGGAAGGGTGAGACCGAAGAGGAAGCTGAATGGTGCATCGAGCAGACCATTCAGGGCCCGGATGGCTGGACACCGAACATGATCCTCGATGATGGCGGTGATCTGACCATCATGATGCATGAAAAGTTTCCGGAACTTCTGAAAGACGTGAAGGGTCTGTCAGAAGAAACCACCACCGGCGTTCATCGCCTGGTCGAGATGGAAAAGAAGGGCACGCTTGCGGTTCCTGCCATCAATGTGAACGACAGTGTCACCAAGTCGAAATTCGATAACAAGTATGGCTGCCGCGAGAGTCTGGTTGATGCCATCCGTCGTGGTACCGACGTCATGCTGGCGGGCAAGGTTGCCTGTGTCGCCGGTTTTGGCGATGTGGGTAAGGGTTCAGCCGAATCGCTCCGCAACGGTGGTTGCCGCGTGATGGTGACAGAAGCCGACCCGATCTGCGCCCTGCAGGCGGCAATGGAAGGTTTTGAAGTTGTCACGATGGAAGACGCTGCGAAGCGTGCCGATATCTTCGTCACCGCGACGGGCAATATCGACGTCATCACCATCGATCACATGCGTGACATGAAGGACCGGGCAATTGTCTGCAATATCGGTCACTTCGATTCTGAAATTCAGATCGGCGCGCTGCGTAATCACAAATGGGACAACATCAAGCCGCAGGTCGACGAAGTCGAATTTCCGGATGGCAAGCGGATCATCGTGCTGGCTGAAGGCCGCCTGGTGAATCTCGGCTGTGCCACTGGCCATCCGAGCTTCGTGATGAGCGCCTCCTTCACCAATCAGGTGCTGGCACAGATCGAACTCTGGCAGAACCATGCGAATTACGAACGCAAGGTTTACGTCCTGCCGAAGCATCTCGATGAAAAGGTTGCGGCTCTGCACCTCGAAAAACTCGGTGCCGTGCTGACCCAGCTGAATGCTGATCAGGCTGCCTATATCGGTGTGGAACAGCAGGGCCCGTTCAAGCCCGACGCCTACCGCTACTGATCGGTTCTCCGTTCACAGAAAGCCGTCGCTCCGGATTGTCCGGGGCGGCGGTTTTTTTGTGGCCGGAGAATAGGTGGTTTTCTTTATCCTTCGAGACGCGGCTATGCCGCTCCTCAGGATGAGGCACCCTTCAATCTACATTCCTCATCCTGAGGAGGGACGAAGTCCCGTCTCGAAGGATGAAGATGAGTTCGGTGAATAAAGGCGGGAGGCTGGAACCCGGTCTCAGGGAACCAGTTTGTAGCCGCCGGGTTCGGTCACCAGAATTTTTGCGTTCGACGGATCACTCTCGATCTTCTGGCGCAGGCGATAGACATGGGTTTCCAGCGTATGGGTGGTGACCCCCGCATTATATCCCCAGACTTCGTTCAGCAGCACATCACGACCGATGACCTTGTCGCCGGCCCGGAACAGATATTTCAGGATGGCGGCTTCTTTTTCGGTCAGGCGGACCTTCTTGTTGGTGTCGCCAAGCAGCAGCAGCTTCTGCGCCGGCTGGAAGCTGTAGGGGCCAATCTGGAAAACGGCATCTTCGCTTTGCTCATGCTGGCGGATCTGTGCCCGCAGGCGGGCCAGCAGGACACCCATGCGAAACGGCTTGGTGATGTAGTCGTTGGCACCGGCATCCAGTCCCAGAATGGTGTCGGCATCCGTATCGGCCCCGGTCAGCATGATGATCGGGGATTTGACGCCGGCCTTGCGCATCAGTTTGCAGACATCCCGGCCATCCATATCCGGCAGGCCGACATCCAGCAGGATGATATCGTGATAGTCGGCTTTCGCTACTTCCATGGCACCGGCGGCGGTGTCGCAGACTTCAACCAGAAAGTCTTCATGCAGCCGCAGTTGCTCGGCGAGAGATTCCGTTAACGCCGGATCATCATCGACGACCAGTATCCGCTTGCCCGTGATCTGTCCTTGCACACTCATTCCGGAACTCCATTCGGCTTACCGACTACTATTTGTCTAGCCCCGGACAGACAGCACCGCAAGCCGCATCCTGCGACAAGGCGCTTGTGCATCACGGCGGAACCTCACATATCTGAACGATATCGTGATCGAATGAGTTCTTCCATGAATGCCGCCTGGTCTCTTGCTAGCCCCTATAGTCGTGTTAACCGTGCCATCGCCGAACTGCGCCGGGGTGCCATTGTCCTGGTGACCGGTGCTGACGGTAGCGCGGCCCTGGTGCAGGCAGCGGAATATGCGTCGGAAGAAAGCCTCGACAGTCTGCGGCACGTGGTTGGTCATGATCTGATGCTGGCGGTGACGGCCCGGCGCGCCGGTATTCTTGGCCTCTCGGATGCGGCGTCCGGATCGATTGCCCTGTCGCTGCCAAGGGGCTTTCCGGCACAGGCTGTGCGGGCCCTGGCTGATCCGGCGGCGGCTTTGCCCGGTGCGGTTGAGGCTCCGGCACGGGCGGCACCCGGGGATGAGGACAGCTACTGGAACGGCGCTGTGGCCCTGGCCCGTGCGGCGCGACTGTTGCCGGCGGCATTACTGGCCCCCGGCCCGGCGGGCAGCCTGGAAGGTGTTGCCAGTGACCGTGACCTGCTGCGCGTTTCGACCGCCGATGTCCGGGCGTTTCAGGCCACGGGGGGTGGGGAACTGACGGTGGTCGGTGATGCCGCGGTGCCACTCATCGATGCGGAGGAAACGCGTATTGTTGCCTTTCGCCCGGCGGATGGGGGCAAGGAACATCTCGCAATCGTGATCGGAGAGCCGCAGCTTAATGACCCGGTACTGATCAGATTGCACAGCGAATGCTTCACCGGTGACCTGCTCGGTAGTCTGCGCTGTGACTGCGGCGACCAGCTACGGGGGGCGATTGATGCCATTGCCAAGGAAGGGGCCGGCATTCTGCTGTATCTTGCGCAGGAAGGCCGGGGGATCGGCCTGATCAACAAGCTCAGGGCCTACGAGTTGCAGGACCGGGGAGCGGATACGGTCGAGGCGAACGAGATGCTGGGTTTTGACTCAGATGAACGAATTTACCGTCCGGCGGCTGAAATGTTGCGGTCCCTCGGGGTCCGTCAGGTACGGCTGATGACCAACAATCCGCTTAAGGTTGAAGCCCTGCAGGAGGCCGGCGTCACGGTCGCTGAACGGGTACCGCATATCTTCCCGTCAAATGACCACAACGCCTTCTATATCGACACCAAGACACGAAAGTCCGGCCATTTGTTCTGACCGGTCGCGGCGACAGTGCGGTGCGGGGTCAGTCGGGACGGCGATAACGGTTCTGCAGCGGATCGAAATCAGGAAATGACCGGCTGAAGAAGGCGACACGTTCCCGGGATTTTTCAATACGCCACTGTGGCCATTCATGGGCTGCTTCCGGGGCCATACCGGGTTCGACATCCGTGCCCTGAAACTGTCCGGCCAGATCAACGCTGC
Coding sequences within:
- the rapZ gene encoding RNase adapter RapZ; its protein translation is MTDQKSRRIVIVTGMSGAGKSSALKVLEDLGYEAVDNLPLSLLPALIGGAAADQQVAVGVDIRTREFAADAFAGMLDELGQLAGEAPHLLYLDCETDALMRRFTETRRRHPLADDRPVSVGIDLERQRLAPVRERADTVIDTSTMIVSDFRKTMQQRFSLAGKPAMRVFLQSFSYRNGLPRDADLVFDVRFLRNPHYDPVLRPGTGQDRAVQDFIRTDPGFDDFWTRLTGLLELLAPRFEEEGKSYLTVAVGCTGGQHRSVFLAEALAGWFAERGVTAELRHRELNQQGGNK
- a CDS encoding PTS fructose transporter subunit IIA encodes the protein MIGMVLVTHGRLAEEMISALEHVVGAQEQVAPVCIGPDDDMEERRAEILERVKATDSGEGVVILTDMFGGTPSNLAISVIDRAKVEVIAGVNLPMLIKLASVRTEQSLEDAVTSAQEAGRKYINVASRLLNGDA
- a CDS encoding HPr family phosphocarrier protein, which translates into the protein MTVAPQHLTICNERGLHARAAAKFVKTAEQFEAELVVSKGDNQVSGRSIMGLMMLAAAKGCQIEIRAEGTEAEAAMAAIRELVENAFGEE
- the ptsP gene encoding phosphoenolpyruvate--protein phosphotransferase — encoded protein: MELAEHRIDGVGVSPGIAIGTVWISHAEMLQAPDRAIQPTETDAELQRFRDAVETGLRQLRTLRRKAAQLPGDAAEEAGLLLDVYARMLQGSRLVRGVEHRITSDLRNAEGAVQSEIREITAEFRAMGDAYLAARGDDILEVGSRLIRNLTKDTGIGIEAAPDGSVILAEEMSPADTALLNPARIRGFAAVLGGAEGHTAILARSLGLPAVLGAPELLTAGRNGETVIIDGRRGRVILRPTADTLRRYTQLREDLIRQNRTLERLRDVEPRTSDGHRIGIMANVELPGEMAGVLAAGAEGIGLLRSEFLFMNRPGMPDEDEQYEQLAGIVKAMKGHPVTIRTLDAGGEKLSSALGDAYLPGQNPALGMRAIRLQLANPALLETQLAAILRASVHGPVRILLPMVTSAREIRRVHEIMKKVVTRLKRRKVALPDPLPPLGVMIEVPGAALAADSLAGFVDFFAIGSNDLTQYTLAIDRTDEQVAHLYDPCHPAVLRLIQFTTEAALRSKIPVSICGELAGDIRFTPLLLGLGLRDLSMSAQSIPRVKQRILNLDLHAATRHAQTIMEQSDQGRIASLLDDFNEGSC
- a CDS encoding adenosylhomocysteinase, translated to MSFTDYKIADISLADWGRKEIAIAETEMPGLMALREEFGKAKPLAGARIAGCLHMTIQTAVLIETLIDLGATVRWSSCNIFSTQDQAAAAIAAKNIPVFAWKGETEEEAEWCIEQTIQGPDGWTPNMILDDGGDLTIMMHEKFPELLKDVKGLSEETTTGVHRLVEMEKKGTLAVPAINVNDSVTKSKFDNKYGCRESLVDAIRRGTDVMLAGKVACVAGFGDVGKGSAESLRNGGCRVMVTEADPICALQAAMEGFEVVTMEDAAKRADIFVTATGNIDVITIDHMRDMKDRAIVCNIGHFDSEIQIGALRNHKWDNIKPQVDEVEFPDGKRIIVLAEGRLVNLGCATGHPSFVMSASFTNQVLAQIELWQNHANYERKVYVLPKHLDEKVAALHLEKLGAVLTQLNADQAAYIGVEQQGPFKPDAYRY
- a CDS encoding response regulator, encoding MSVQGQITGKRILVVDDDPALTESLAEQLRLHEDFLVEVCDTAAGAMEVAKADYHDIILLDVGLPDMDGRDVCKLMRKAGVKSPIIMLTGADTDADTILGLDAGANDYITKPFRMGVLLARLRAQIRQHEQSEDAVFQIGPYSFQPAQKLLLLGDTNKKVRLTEKEAAILKYLFRAGDKVIGRDVLLNEVWGYNAGVTTHTLETHVYRLRQKIESDPSNAKILVTEPGGYKLVP
- the ribA gene encoding GTP cyclohydrolase II, with translation MSSSMNAAWSLASPYSRVNRAIAELRRGAIVLVTGADGSAALVQAAEYASEESLDSLRHVVGHDLMLAVTARRAGILGLSDAASGSIALSLPRGFPAQAVRALADPAAALPGAVEAPARAAPGDEDSYWNGAVALARAARLLPAALLAPGPAGSLEGVASDRDLLRVSTADVRAFQATGGGELTVVGDAAVPLIDAEETRIVAFRPADGGKEHLAIVIGEPQLNDPVLIRLHSECFTGDLLGSLRCDCGDQLRGAIDAIAKEGAGILLYLAQEGRGIGLINKLRAYELQDRGADTVEANEMLGFDSDERIYRPAAEMLRSLGVRQVRLMTNNPLKVEALQEAGVTVAERVPHIFPSNDHNAFYIDTKTRKSGHLF